A genomic window from Paramormyrops kingsleyae isolate MSU_618 chromosome 23, PKINGS_0.4, whole genome shotgun sequence includes:
- the LOC140581976 gene encoding uncharacterized protein: MAPVVCSECSMFSYSSPVISGTFVCDKCKLVARLTGKIADLEGRIRTLREIQESESFIDAELAAPDMSAIVSQSPPAPAAGPSQQGEWVTTRRHSRKSKQDSHRHHSPIRVSNRFSPLSETPTEPPVESALVIGDSMLRNVRVATPAAVVNCLPGARATDILSNLKVLAKSKHKYSHIVIHVGTNDVRLRQSEITKANFIAVCSLARKMSASVTCSGPIPARRGDEMYSRLSSLHRWLSEWCPINGVGYIDHWRTFWGRPWLLKRDGIHPTWAGADLLSKSIAHSLRADC; the protein is encoded by the coding sequence ATGGCTCCTGTCGTTTGCTCCGAGTgcagtatgtttagttattcttctcccgtCATTAGCGGTACGTTTGTCTGCGATAAGTGTAAGCTAGTTGCCAGGCTGACGGGGAAGATCGCAGATTTAGAGGGACgcatccggacgttacgggagattcaggagagtgagagttttattgacgcagagttagcggctccggatatgtccgctatagtgagccagtctccccccgctccggcagcagggccttcgcagcaaggcgagtgggtgacgacccggcgacatagccgtaagtccaaacaggactcacaccggcaccattcacccattcgcgtttccaacaggttctccccactcagtgaaacacccactgagccgcctgttgaaagcgctctggtaatcggcgattctatgctaagaaacgtgagagtagcgactccagcggccgtagttaattgtctccctggtgccagagcgaccgacatcttatcaaacttaaaagtgctggctaagagtaaacataagtattcgcatattgttatccacgtcggcacaaatgatgtccgattgaggcaatcggagatcactaaagcaaatttcatagcggtgtgcagccttgcgaggaagatgtccgcgtcagtaacatgctctggccctatccctgctagacgtggcgacgaaatgtacagcagattatcgtcgctgcatcgctggctgtcggaatggtgcccgataaatggtgtgggttatatagaccattggcggacattctggggtaggccttggcttttgaagagggacggtattcaccccacgtgggctggtgccgatctcctgtcaaaaagcatagctcacagtcttagggcagattgctga